The genomic window CGCGGGACCCGTCGGGTACGTTGTAGCTCGTATCGCCGGAGATCGACAGCTTCGCCCCGGTCACGGGGTCTTCGATCGCGAGCCCGTAACAGACCAGCGGCGGGTGTTCGACCGGCACCAGGGTGACGTCGAACCCGCAGACGTGAATCGTCTCGAGCGGCGTCGTCGGGCGGACGGTGATCGGCTCGAGGTAGTGGTAGTCGTCGCGGACCGTCTCCGCGACGCTCTTCCCGGTCTCGGGGTCGGTCTCGTCTGCGGCGTAGACGTCAAGCGAGTCGAAGACGCGGAAGACGTTGCCGAGACCGTCGAGGTGGTCGAAGTGGATGTGGGTGATGACGGCGGCGTCGGGCAGCGACAGGTCCTCCTCCCGGAGGAACTGATAGCGGAAGTCGGGGCTGAAGTCGATCAGCAGCGACTCGTCGATCCGCTCGTTCTCGACGTGGACGGAAAACCGGGTGCGCTCGACGCCGCGCTCGCGGGCGGCCTCGCAGGTGTCGCAGTCGCAGCCGACGGTCGGCGTGCCGGTGGTGTCGCCGGTGCCGAGCAGGGTCACGCGCATCGACGCGGCCACCTCCCCGGAGTAGTCTCGACGGGAGCGAGAACGGGCTGTGGTGCGATTCGATCCTCGAGGCCGTGTTCGTCGACTCGTCGTCGCGGATGCAGACGGATCGCGTTGCCGTCGGCCGCCGCGTCGTCCCGTGGCGATCCATCGCTCATCGAGGTGTGATTAGCAGCCGTCGCATAAAGGGTATTCCCCCTCGGGCGGGCCTCCCGTCCCCTCCCTCAGTCGGCGCGGTCGGCGCGTCGCGTCCCCTCACTCCAGCCCCGGCGGCGCGACCGGGTCGATGCCGTGCTCGGCGAGGTACTCCTCGAGGAAGGTCGCTCGCTCGCCGATCTCGTCCGGGCTGTGGGAGTCCGACCCCACGGTGAGGGGCACGTCGTACGATCGCAGCGTCTCGAGGAACGGTTCGGACGGGTGGACGAGCGCCATATCGGAGACCGCCCGCCCGGCGTTGATCTCGGGGATCGTCCGGGAGTCGGCGAGCGCTTCGGCCACGCGTTCGTAGTGGTCGATCGTCGCTCGCCCGCGAAGCGACGCCGTCCGCTCGATCAGATCGAGGTGAGCCGCGACGTCGAACAGTTCCGACTCGACGAGCGAGACGAGTTTCTCGAAGTAGTCGTCGACGATCCCGTCCAGTTCCGTCTCGGTCAACTCCGCGAAGTTACCGGGTACCTGTACGTTCAGCCCGTCGACGCCGTGGACGCTGCCGATCGTGTAGTCGAAGTCTGCCTCCTCGAGAAAGTCGCGGATCTCGCTCTCGTCGCGCGGATCGTAGTCCATCTCGACGCCGTCGTAGATCTCGACCGCGAGGTCCTCGCGCTCGCGCTGCGTCTCGATGGCCCGGCGGCGCCGCTCGTAGGTCAGGTCCAGATTGAAGCCGTAGACGCTCCGGACGGTCGCGGGCTCCTCCCGCGACGAAACCGTACAGTGATCGGTGAGCCCGATTCCCTCGAGGCCGGCCTCCTCGGCGGCCTGTACCATCCCCCGCAGAAATCCCCCGTCGGAGTAGTTCGTGTGGCTATGGAAATCCCGCATACGGAAACGACGCCGGGCGCGCAGTTGTCAGTTACGCCCGGCCGCGCGTCGTGGGACTCGCGATGCGGCGCGTCGCGGGTGACTGTCGGTAGAGCGTCAGTGGTCGTGGTCGTGATCGTGGTCGTGGTCGTGCGAGTGACCGCTCGGCTCGCCGCCGTCGCTCGCTTTCCCGAGATCGCCGCCGGCGACCAGCGCGTCGTGGTCGCCGCCCATCATGTCCATGTTCTTCAGCGTGTCCCGCTCCTCGAACTCCTCGACGGCGTTGAGCAGGTCCTCCTGTGTCAGCGTCGTCCGGTCCTCGGTCAGGGCCTCGAGGACGGCCTCGCGGAGCACCATCCGGAGGTCGCTGCCGGTCAGCCCCTGTGTCGCCTCGGCGATGAGTTGCGGATCGAACTCGTCGATCTCCATCCGCCGGGTGATCAGCGAGAGGATGTCCGCCCGCATGTCGTTGTCGGGCTTGGGGAAGTTGATGATCTCGTCGAACCGCCGCCAGGCGGCGTCGTCCAGTTGATCGGGGTGGTTGGTCGCGCCGATCAGCAGGACGTCGTCCTCGATCAGCGAGATGTTGTCGATGCTCTTGAGCAGGGTGTTGACGGCGCGCTTGAGCGCGGCGTGTTCGTCGCTGCTGCGGGTCTTGGCGACGAAGTCGAACTCGTCGATGAACAGGATACACGGCGACAGCCGCTTGGCGACCTCGAAGGTCTTGTCGACGTTCTTCGCGGTCTCGCCTAAGTACTGGCTCGTGATCATCGAGAGTTTGACCTCGACGAACGGCAGATCCATGTCCTGGGCCAGCGCCTGAGCAGTCGAGGTCTTCCCGGTGCCCGGCGGCCCGACGAACAGCAGTTTCCCGATCTCGCGCAGGCCGATGTTCGAGAGGTAGTCGCGGTGTTCGATCGCCTTGGAGATCTTGTCGAGTTCGTTCTCCTGGTCCTCGGTGAGGACGAGGTCGTCGAGGGACATGTCGACCTCCTCGGGCGCGCGGACCTCGACGAGGTCGAGCATCTCCTCGTCTTCCTCCTCGTCGAAGTACTCCTCGAGGAGACCGTCGATCCAGACGCGATCGGCCTGGATCGGCCGGTTTTGCTCCCGGGCCTCCTCGTGGGTGACGTCGAAGTTCTCGCCGAACTCCTCGTGGTCCGCGAAGTGTTTCGCCAGCGTCGGGTTCTCGCGCAGTCGATCGTCGTCGACGCGATCGACGAACCACTGCTCGGCCATTCCCTGCTGGGCGAGGGTGATCGTCCCCGAAAACTCGTCGCGTTCGGTGAACATCAGGTCCGAGACGGCCTCCCAGGGTCGGTCGACGTCGGTCGCCTCCCGGGCCGTCGTCGTCGTCACCGAGAGCGGGCGACTGATGCCGGCGGGAGTGCGTCCCGACTCCTCGTCATCGTCGCCGTCGCTCTCGACGCCGCCGGTCCAGAACACGCGGCGATACGACGGCGGCAGATCGTTCTCGTCCAGCGTTCGGTCGTCCGAATACACGCTCGTCGTGAGCAGGAACTCCACGACATCGAGCGCCGCATCACTCATTCGGTCAACGTACTCACCACACGTTCTTAACGTCGTCGTCCTGCGCAAGGTCTGCGGTGCCGTTTGGCACGGTCGCACTCGAGTGCGAGTGCGCGGTCCGCCGTCTCGAGGAAGCGCCGGTCCGACTGCGGCACAACGGTTTTCGTCCATCGGCGCACATGCATGGGTATGAACGTCTTAGTGGGCCTCGTCGGGAGCGACGAATCCCTCAAAACCCTCCGGCAGACGATCGAGCGCACGCGGGAGGTCGGGGACGACCTCACCGTCGCCATCGTCGAGAAGCCCGAGTCGAAACGCTCGCAGGCGGAGATGGTCGAACGGACCGAGGAGCTGCTGGCCGAGGCCGAGATCGACGCCGAGATCGTCACGCTCGAGGGCGATCCCGGCAGCGCGCTGGTCGACCACGCCGAACAGGGCGAGTTCGACCAGCTCGTCATCGGCGGCGGGACCCTGAGTCCGATGGGCAAGATCCAGCTCGGTCCGATCACCGAGTTCGTCCTGCTGAACGCCCCGACGACCGTCAAACTGGTGCGATAACGATGGCCGGAACGAGACCGTATCCGGACGAGCCGGCCGGACCGTTCCCCTCGCCGCCGACGACGACCGAGGACCGCGAGGGTCGATCGATCGAGATCCGGGCCACGAACGACTTCGCGGAGACCCTCGAGGACGTCGTCGAGATGTACGTCGCGTTCGATCCCACCGACCGGGCACAGGGGATCCCGCCGACCGGCGAGTCCCGCATCCGCAACTGGCTCGAGACGATCGCCGAGGAGAGCGTCAACGTCGTCGCCTACCACGGCGAGGACGTCGTCGCCCACGCGATGCTCGTCCCCGACACCGACGATCCGTCGGCGATCGAGGCCCGAAGCGACGTCGAGTGGGAACTCGCGATCTTCGTCCTCCAGGAGTACCAGCGGGCCGGAATCGGGACGAAACTGCTCGAGCACCTGCTCGGTCACGCCAGCGACATCGGGATCGAACAGGTCTGGCTGACCGTCGAACGCTGGAACAACCCCGCGATCGCGCTCTACGAGCGGGTCGGCTTCGAGGCGACCGGGACCGAGAGCTTCGAACAGGAGATGGCGATCCGAGTGTAGAAGTCACCACCCCGTTGCGCTACCGTCCGCTCGAGTACGTGACTCACTGCTTTCCCGCCGTCTGACCGAGTGGAACGGACGCAGACGAACGAGGGATCGGCCCGGTCCCGAGCGGACGAATTGACACGCGCGTTATCCTCCGTTAGTATTACCCACCCAACACGAAAACGAGACACCGGTAGCGATGGAGGCGGAGTACGAGCGGCTGTTACCGGAGGGATGGACGATGGATTCCGTCCGCGCGAACGGTGTCGACCTCGGCTACTACCGGACCGGTAGCGGACCGGCCGTCGTGATGGCACACGGGTTCGGCGAGAGCGGTCTGCGATGGGTCCCGCTCGCGGACGATCTCGCTGCCGACTACGAGGTGGTCGCGTACGACGCCCGCGGCCACGGCCGGTCGGACGCGCCCGAGACCGGCTATCGCCTTGACGACCGCATCGCGGATCTGCGCGGCCTCGTCCGCGAACTCGGTCTCGACGATCCGATCCTGCTCGGGCATTCGATGGGCGCGGCGACCGTCGCGTGGACGGCCGCGAGACACCCCGATCTCCCGCGAGCGATCGCCCTCGAGGATCCGATCGGGCTCCACGAGCGACCCGATCGAGACCCCGACGAGCGGGTCGCGATGGCACGAGAACGACGGGAGGAGGTCGTCGACTCGACGGTCGAGGAGTTGGTCGAACAGTATCCGAACGAGGACCCGGTTCACGCTCGACGCCTCGCACTCAGCGCACTCGACTGCAGCCCGGAAACGGCCGGACGGCTCGCACGCGAAGAGTTCCCCGCACCTCACGCGGAGACGTTTTCCGAGATCGCCTGTCCGGCGCTCGTGTTGCGGTCCGACGTCGACCTCGAGCGTCGCCTCGAGGACGTCGCCGCGGTCGACTCGCTTCGAGACGGGCGATTGGTCCACGTTCCGAACGCCGGCCACCACGTCTTCGACGACGAGTACGACACTGCATACGCCGAACTGCGGACGTTTCTCCGGAGTCTGTGATTCGTCGGAGCCCAGTGGGTATCCCAGCGAATCGCTGAGTGAGAACCGTCCCGCACTTATATCGAGAACGTCGGTGGCGTATCGGATGCAGTCGGCGTGGCGGTGGTGTAGCGTAACACACGCCCGTTCCACGGGTGTGCCGAAGGTTCGAATCCTTCCCGTCACATCCCTTCTCGGGGTTCGTCACTCGTCCAGAGCCGACGCTCTGCGGAGCGCCGCCGGTGAAAATTCCCGTGTTCGTCCCGTTGGTTCGGATCCCCTCGAGTCGCTCGCTCTCCGTAGCGTTCCGCCATCGCACTCCCGTACTCACACCGACAGGACGGGCTGACTCGCGTAGGAGAGCACGTACTCGGCGGCCCGCTCGAGGACTTCGGCCGACGCCGTTTCGGTGACCGGTTCCCTGGGCAGGACGATGAAGTCGGCGTCGACGGCGTCGGCGGTGTCGAGGACGACGCTGCCGGGGTGGCGCGTCTTGCGCGTCTGCGAGAAGCCGTCGTCGACCGACGTGACGAGGGGAACGTCCGCCTCCTCCGCGATGGCGCCGATATCCGCGAAGAAGCCCTGCGTGTCCTCCGCGACGGCGTCCTCCTCGAGGGTGCCGGCGTTCATTCCCTGGATGACGCCGCGGCCGAGCACGTACAGCGCGTGGACCTCGGCGTCGTAGCGATCGGCGACGGCGACGGCGTACTCGACGGCGGTGGCGGACTCTTCGCTCCCGTCGACCGGCGCGAGTACGGTATCGACGGTAACCGGCTGGCTGGCGACCATACGCGGTGGTGTGTCCCCCGTCACAAAAAAGCCATCCCACGAGCGCCCGCTCGCGGGGCGGAGCCGCCGGTGTTTAAGCCGTCTCGGCCGTAACCCCCGTGCATGTTCGATACGGTCGTGGTCGCCACCGACGGCTCCGAGAGCGTCAAGCGGGCCGTCGACGTCGCGCTCGATCTCGCCGACCGCTTCGACGCCGAGGTCCACGCCCTCTCGGTCGTCGACGCCAGCGAGGTCGACGCCTCACCCGAGCAGCTCCGGGACGAACTGCGGACCGCCCTCGAGACGACCGCCGACGCCGCGCTCGCCACCGTCGAGGAGCGCACCGACGCGGACCTCGAGATCGATACCGCCGTCCGCGAGGGGCGGCCGGCGGCCCAGATCTGCGAGTACGCCCGCGAGATCGACGCCGACCTGATCGCGACCGGGACCCGCGGTCGCCACGGCGAGAACCGCCTCCTGTTAGGGAGCGTCGCCGAACGGGTCGTCCGGACCTCGCCGGTTCCCGTCCTGACGGTTCGACAACTCGAGCCCGCGGGCGAGGGCGAGGACGCGGCCGGTACCGCCTGAGTCGCGATCGGCGGGCGACGGGCGGCGACGCCGTCGTGTCTCGGCGACCAACGGCCCACCGGCATCGCGTCTCGAGGCCGACGGTGCGCCGCCTCGACGGCCGAGACCGGCGATTACTTCCGGACCCGTCACGCAGTCGTTTCCATGGACGAAGATCTCATCGACAGCGGCGACCTCCCGATCGCCCGCAAGTCCGTGCTGCCGGGAACCGGCTTCTTCCTGCCCGACGCGCTCGAGGAGGACGTCGAGGACGAGCAGGCCGCGGCCGCCCTCGAGGGTGCCGAGGTCGCGGTCATCGCCGACCCCGACGCCGACGGGTTGGCCTGCGTCGCCCTGCTCCGCGAGGCCTACGACGATATCCGGAACGTCCCGGAACCGGACGACGAGGACGACGCTGACGACTCTACTGACGCCGACGTGCCGACCGACGCCGCGGACGCCGCCGACGCCGTCGACGACGCCGACGAAGTGACGGCGGGACTCACCGGCGAGGCCGTCGATCCGCTCGAGGAGCCCGAGCCCACGCCCCACGAGGTGGCGCTGATCCCCGCCAGCCCCCACGACGTCGAGGACGCGCTGGCCCGCGTCGCCGAGTTCGGCGACGAGGGGATCGATATCTACGTCTGCGATCTCGCGCCGGACAGGTACGAGTACGTCGAGGAGGAACTCGACGCGGCCCTCGAGACCGGGGACCGCGTCGCGTGGTACGACCACCACCAGTGGGGCGACGACGTCGCGCAGGCGGTCCGCGACGCCGGCGTCGACCTCGTCGTCGGCGACTCCGACGAGGAGTGTTCCGCCGACGTCGTCTACCGCTCGCTCGAGTACGACTTCTCGCCGATGTACGAGGAGTTGGCCGCCGTGACGCGGGACCACGACCTCTGGCTGCGCGAGGATCCCCGCAGCGACGATCTGGCGGACTACGCCTACTGGACCGATCCCGCGGAGTACGTCGAGGTCGTCCGCGAGTACGGCGTCGACCTCCCCGAGTGGGTCCGGGACTACCTCGCCGAGCGCCGCGAGGAGAAGGAGGCGCTGATCGACCGAGCGCTGGCCCGCGCGGAGTTCCGCGAGATCGGCGACTATACGGTCGGCGTCACCTACGGTCGCTGTTCGCAGAACGAGGTCGCCGAGGGGATGCGCGAGCAGGGCGCCGACGCCTCGGTGGTCGTCAAACCCGCCGGCTCCGCCTCGATCCGCGGCACGGACGCGTTCGACCGCTGCCACGAGGTCGCGGGGAAGGTAAACGGCGGGGGCCATCCCAAGGCCGCCGGCTGCAAACCCGACATCTACGACGACATGCTCGACTACGCGAACCACTGGACGTCACGCGGCGCCGTGACGAAACAGGTCATCCTCGACGCGTTCCGCGAGGTCGTCGCGGACGAGAGCGAGGACGCCGACGCCGATTCGGCGACCGACGAGACGTAAGCGGACGGAGAAGCGGACGAAAAGCGGACGGCCGATCGAGGCCGTCGCGGCCGATCCGAGAGCGCGAGCGTCCTCCTGCTATCGGTTCCGCTTCTCTCGCTCCACGGGATCCCAAACGACTTTGGAATGATCACTAATAGGGAGACTATCTATCGTCTACGTACGGCAGGATCGCCTTCATAACCACTTGGCCGTGTCGAACCCGAGCTCCTGCATCCTGCCGGCATCCTCCCCGTCAATAGCTGCTCCCACTCCCATCCACATTTCCACCGATTTCGTACGACTGCTCGCGTCAAATTTGGTACCGCTGAGAGAACGTACCCGTTACCGCTGGGCGACGTACCGCATCACGAGCTGCAGGACGTGGACGAAGACGCCGGCCACGGCGACGTAGACGCCGATCGTCTGGAGCGCGACCGAGGCGTCGCGGTGGTCTCGGACCTTCCAGATCTCGTAGCCCAGTCGGAGCAGGAATCCGAGGAAGATCAGGGCGAACCCGGCCAGCAGGACGGGCTGGACGAACGTGCCGACCAGGATCGCGACGAGCCCTCCGATGAACGCGTAGCCCGCGTACGTCCCCCAGCTCTCGAACGTCTTCGAGCGCGCGTAGACGTAGCCGGAGATCCCGGCGGTCATGAGCGCGACGACGACCGCCGTTATCCCGAGAATCGTCAGCTGACTCTCTCGCGGGGCAAACCGGAGCACGCCCGCTCCGAAGATCCCGAACGCGAGTTGCAGGAGTACCATCCCCACGAAGGCGATTCCCATATTTCCGCCCTCGACGCCCCGCTGAGCGACGAACTGGCCGGCCATGATCGCCGCGCCGTAGACGACCGCGCCGATGATCGGGGCCGCGAACAGGTACTCGTTGACCTGCGCTAACGGCGTCGTCGCGATGGCGTACATCACCGCGACGTTGATCGCCATCAGAATGCTCGCGCCGCCGATCACCCGGACCTCGCGACTCGAGAGGCCGAATCCCCGGCCGGTCTCGTGTGGCGTTTCGAACGAGCTCATAGCCCGAATCTAGCCGCTCGGGCCGCAAAAGCGTGCGCCTTACCGCTGAAACGGTCGTGTGGGCCGCCCGCGAATCGCGTGCGGGCGATCCCGCCGAATCAGTCGTCGGCGTCGGGGACGTTCCACTTGTCCGAATACGCCGTGCCGCACGTACACCGCGCGTACGCGTGGACGACGTCGCCCTCGGCGTAGATGCCGCCGACGTCCTCGTTCTGTTCCTCGGCGAAGGCGAAGACGAACTGGACCGCGTGGTCCTCGTCGGCCGGCGCCTCCGGACACTGTCCGCCGGTGAGGTCGTCGTCGATGATCCCCTCGAGTTCCATTGCGGACTTGGCGAACTGCATCGCTTGCGTGCCGGTCGCCGCCTCGAAGGCGTTGCGGCCGCGCTCGCCGTCGACGACGATCAGGACGCCGTCCTCGACGCGCTCGCCGAACTCGGCCAGGCGGTCGTCGGAGACGTACGAGTCGGCCAGAAACAGCGCCACGTCCTCCGGCCGCTCGCCGGCCAGAAATTCCGCGCGTGCATCGGTCATGGGCCGGGATTGGCGCTCGAGGTGGAAAAAGGACCTCATCGAGGGCGAGCGGGACTCGAAGCCGCTGCCCGACGCCGAGAGGCGATCGATGCGGCCGCAACCGATCCCGGTCGAGGCTGTGACTCGGGAGGACGTGCGTTCTCGGGACCGTGTGATCGATACCGTTCGGGTTCGACTGCCGTCTCGGTTAGTTCTCGTCGGAGTCGTTCGCATCGGCCTCGGTCCCGTTGTCGAGGTCGGATTCCGCCTCGCCGTCCTCGAGGTCGGACTCGTAGACTTTCGAGTTCATGATGTTGTTCCAGAGCGTGACCTGGCCCATATCGACATTGCCGCTGCCGTCCGTTTCGTTCCCCGCGGATTCGTTCGATTCGTTGCCGGGTTCAGACTCGACGTCGTCGGCGATCGATGACTCGTCGCTCGAGCCGTCCCCGTCGGGGCCGTCGTACTTGCGGATCCACTCGGTGTTGATTCCCCAACCCACCGCCTGCCCGTCGAACGGGTTCGAAATCTCGGCGTAGAGGAATTCGACCGACGATCCGCGCTGAATAAGCGCTCGCTTGTAGATCTCGTAGACGATCGTGATCTCCTCGTCCGACTCCTCGACGGTCTCGGCCCCGGAGCGGTAGGTCAGATAGAGTTCGTCGCCGTCGCGAAGCAGTTCGTCGACCGCGACGTCGTTCTCCTCGAGGAAGTAGTAGAACTCGCCGGGCGAGCCCTCGCGCGGTTCGGACGGGTCTTCGGATTCGATTCGCGTCATGCCCGACGAGCCGCCGGCGAGGGCGCCGAGACAGCCGGCGGTCGCGACCGTCGCAACCGTGCCGGCGGCGACGCCGAGAAACCGTCGGCGCGAGGGGACGCTGGAGGGATGGGTTGGCATACGAGTCGCTCTCGCCGGCACTCGCAAAAAGACCCGGACGATATCGAGCCCTGAGTCGCGGACTGATTCGTACCGTGAGTCGACTCGAGCGACGCTCTATACGGAACGTCGTGATCGGACCCGTCAGCGCCAACTCGCCAGTAGCGATCCGATGAATGGGATGTAATAACAGAACGTTCGTCGACCGCTCGATCGCAATCCGCAAACGGAGCGGAAAATCCGCAATCCGCCGAAACGAGACACGCCGTATTCCTGTATTCTCTGTTTGTGTGTCGCCGACGGCGCTCAGACCTCGAGATCGGACGCGGCCAGCATGACCTGCAACGCCTCGCTGGGCGACATGTCGTCGTCGAGCTGGCCCGCGTACCAGGTCAGGAGGTCCACGAACACCTCGCGGACGTCGTTGGACGTCGCGCGGTGGTGTGCGATCTCTCCGTCGGTCTTCAACGCGATATCGACCCCGTGTGGTTCGGACGCGTCGGCGAGTGCGTGATGCGTGCGTGCGTGATCGCCTGACTCGCCGTGGACACCCTCAGCGGACGCCTCGTCCGCTGGCGGTGCGTCTGCGGCCTCGAGGGCCCAGACATCTCCGTGCGCTTCGAGCCGGATCCATCCGACCGAACGAGATAACGGTTCTCGCCCAACTCCTCGACGTGATCGTCTTCCAACTGCAGCTCGTCGGGGGCGAGGACGCCGTCGTCGTGCTCGAGTGGATCGGGGGTCATTGGTTGTCAGTCGTGTGTGAGGTGGTTAGACCTCAACAACGCTCTTGTCGCCGAAGGTGTTCGGTACGGTCACACCGTACGTGTACTGCGCGCCGGACTGATCGACGATTTTGATCGTTGCGTCCGAGCCAGTTGACAGTCCGCTACCTTCAATCTCGACAGTGTCGATGAGGATTTGCATCCGTTCATCGGTTTGGATTAGTGACTCACCGTCGTTACCGTTGATACCATTCGTTGCGAACGACGTGTCGTCCGCAGCGGATATGTCATTGGCTGTATCGCTGTAGGTGAGTGCAACGTCCTCGTTGTCGCTCGTATACTGGACCGTCGCCGACGTGATGTCGATAGCGTTCGACCCGGCCGACTTCTTGATAGTCAAGTTTAGTGCCGTAACGTTCTCGTTGCTGTCCGTCATTCCGACTGCGTGAACAACATCGATTTGATTGGCGACTTCTTCCTGTGTCTCGGAGCCGGTGTTGGATGCCTGACTCTGCAGGACACCGGCAGTATTGATCAGAACACCCGCCGCGATCGCCGCGACGAGGACCATCGCGATGAAGACGATAAGGGTACCGATACCGACCTGACCGCGCTCATCGTTTTCGGTGGTGGGTTCGAACATCTTAGACCTCCACCACGTTCTTGTCACCGAAGGTACTCGGCACGCTCACGCCGTACGTGTACTGGGCACCGGACTGGTCGACCAGCTTGATGGTCGCGTCGGAGCCACCGGGGAGCCCTGTAGCGTCACCGGCACCCTCAGTACCCTGCTCAATATCATTCACCTGAATGGTGAGCACGACACGCTGTTCGCTGCTCGTCAGCGAGTTGTCCTCGTAGGTATCAACTCCACTAGTGGTATAGACAGTATCGTTAGCGTTAGTGACGTTATTGCCGCCGTGAATAAGTGTCTTAGATTTGTCATCGCTGGTGTATTGAACTGTCATCGAGGTCAGATCGATGGCGTTCGAGCCGGCTGACTTCTTGATCGTCAGGTTGACCCTGTCGACTGCCTGATTATCACCACTTGTGCCGACCTCACCAATTGCGTGGACGACGTCGATCTGGTTGGCGACTTCCTCCTGCGTTTCGGAGCCGGTGTCGGACGCTTGACTCTGCAAGACACCCGCTGTATTGATTAGTACCCCTGCTGCAATCGCTGCGACCAGCACCATCGCGATGAACACGATGAGGGTACCGATACCCACCTGGCCACGTTCTTCGTTGTCTGTTATTGCTTCGAACATAGTGCGTACACCCTGCATGCCGGCCTCGCCCCCACGCGTCACACCGCACGCGACACGCTCGAGCGCCCACATCCATGCGGACGTTCCCCACCGACCTGACGGGCCGAGCCCGTCGCTCCCTCCGCGGGCGTGGCGACGGGACGTCGGTCGTGTCCCGTCGAGGGTCGGTGGATGGCGAGAGTGGTGGCATCACAGTATCTGGGGATGCACCCCGGTCGGGACAACGAATAGTCGGACTATCAAGCTCTGTACCATTTCGGGCGGCGTATCGAGACTCGACTCACGACTCGAAACGCGGCGCGAACTCGAGCGTACACCTTTAGGACCCTACCCGCTACTGAGGAGTAGTATGAGTCTGCAACGTGTAACTGGGGACACGCCGCCCGTTGTCGGCGTCCTCGAGCCGGTTGCCGCCCTCGAGTCGACTGCGACGAACGTTCTCCCGAGTTACGAGCGCGTGTAGGAGACCATGAATTTCGGACTCGCATCCCTCCGCGAACTCATCGAAGACTTCCTCACGAACAGCGGCGGTCGCCGCGGCCGCCAGCGCGAGCAGCGACGGGAGGAGAGCGACGAGTTCGACGGCGAGCCCGATTCCGAGTCCGTGACCGACGCGCAGTCT from Haloterrigena sp. KLK7 includes these protein-coding regions:
- a CDS encoding twin-arginine translocation signal domain-containing protein, producing MPTHPSSVPSRRRFLGVAAGTVATVATAGCLGALAGGSSGMTRIESEDPSEPREGSPGEFYYFLEENDVAVDELLRDGDELYLTYRSGAETVEESDEEITIVYEIYKRALIQRGSSVEFLYAEISNPFDGQAVGWGINTEWIRKYDGPDGDGSSDESSIADDVESEPGNESNESAGNETDGSGNVDMGQVTLWNNIMNSKVYESDLEDGEAESDLDNGTEADANDSDEN
- a CDS encoding archaellin/type IV pilin N-terminal domain-containing protein, with amino-acid sequence MFEAITDNEERGQVGIGTLIVFIAMVLVAAIAAGVLINTAGVLQSQASDTGSETQEEVANQIDVVHAIGEVGTSGDNQAVDRVNLTIKKSAGSNAIDLTSMTVQYTSDDKSKTLIHGGNNVTNANDTVYTTSGVDTYEDNSLTSSEQRVVLTIQVNDIEQGTEGAGDATGLPGGSDATIKLVDQSGAQYTYGVSVPSTFGDKNVVEV
- a CDS encoding archaellin/type IV pilin N-terminal domain-containing protein, translated to MFEPTTENDERGQVGIGTLIVFIAMVLVAAIAAGVLINTAGVLQSQASNTGSETQEEVANQIDVVHAVGMTDSNENVTALNLTIKKSAGSNAIDITSATVQYTSDNEDVALTYSDTANDISAADDTSFATNGINGNDGESLIQTDERMQILIDTVEIEGSGLSTGSDATIKIVDQSGAQYTYGVTVPNTFGDKSVVEV